In the genome of Helicovermis profundi, the window CTTTTTTTATAACATTTAAAGACGCTGATCCCATTTTTCTTACAGCAAATTTAAAGACTTCATTTCCTTCCATTCGCACGTAATGCTCTCTAGAGGTAACTGTATCAACACTCGCTGGTTTTCTTGAACCGCCAGCAGGTAAATCTAAATACTTTCCACCACTACCATCAGCTCCTATTTCAAATGATTTGATACCACTATCATCATCACTAACTCCAAGTATTGCAGCTCCAGCTCCATCACCGAACAAAACACAAGTATTTCTATCTTCAAAATCCAAAATTTTCGACATCGTTTCAGCGCCGATAACTAATACATACTTATAAACACCCGTTTTAATAAATTGTTTTCCAACTGTCACTCCATATAAAAAACCTGAACACGCTGCTTCTAAATCAAAAGCGGCAGCATTAAGCGCTCCAATATTATCTTGAACTATACATGCTGTTGCAGGAAAACCCATATCAGGTGTTATAGTTGCGACAATAATTAAATCTAAATCTTCTGCTTTAATATTTGCCATTTCAAGCGCTTTAATAGCAGCTTTTGTTGCAAAATCAGATGTCGCTTCACTTTCGAGTGCAATTCTTCTTTCACTAATTCCTGTTCTAGTTCTAATCCACTCGTCATTTGTATCAACTATTTTTTCTAAATCAAAATTAGTCATTATTTTTTCTGGCAATGATCTACCAGTTCCTATTATCTTTACGTTCTCCATATACACTCTCCTGTCTAAGCACTAACTATTTATAGTTGTTTTTAGTACCTACTACTAAAATTATTATAGCACACTTTTTAAATAAATCAATAGTATTTAT includes:
- a CDS encoding beta-ketoacyl-ACP synthase III, whose product is MENVKIIGTGRSLPEKIMTNFDLEKIVDTNDEWIRTRTGISERRIALESEATSDFATKAAIKALEMANIKAEDLDLIIVATITPDMGFPATACIVQDNIGALNAAAFDLEAACSGFLYGVTVGKQFIKTGVYKYVLVIGAETMSKILDFEDRNTCVLFGDGAGAAILGVSDDDSGIKSFEIGADGSGGKYLDLPAGGSRKPASVDTVTSREHYVRMEGNEVFKFAVRKMGSASLNVIKKAGLEISDIDFLVPHQANIRIINSAAKKLKLPLNKVEINLDKYGNTSAASIPMALDQAVRENKIKKGDNVVLVGFGGGLTWGACMIKW